A single window of Fibrobacter sp. UWH6 DNA harbors:
- a CDS encoding ABC transporter permease encodes MKVRLTQETLNRLRRFRRNRRAFWSLVVLVAAYLLSLTSPWTVNDEPLYMSYNGKSYFPAFARYSDKDFGGSYDTEADYGALFAAVRECEEDAAEGFTRAGGCPALWTIMPPVAHDPLKADLDNDGAPPFAPSAKHWLGTDSNGRDVLARLIHGFRICISFSLLLTVLGTFLGIVIGGIQGYLGKFWDTGMQRIIEIWSSLPMLYVVILIGSIYGRSFWLLILIMAAFNWISLSYYMRAEFMKLRGMTYVQSARVLGLGHRHIFFKEILPNAMTPVVTLFPFTLIGGIGSLTSLDFLGFGLQPPTPSWGELMSQGLNNLYAPWISVSTVAALFVTLLLTTFVGEGVRDAMDPKSGDRYE; translated from the coding sequence CTTTCGTTGACTAGCCCCTGGACCGTGAACGACGAACCCCTGTACATGAGCTACAATGGCAAGAGCTATTTCCCGGCCTTTGCCCGATATAGCGACAAGGACTTTGGCGGTAGCTATGATACCGAGGCCGATTACGGTGCCTTGTTTGCTGCGGTTCGTGAATGCGAAGAAGATGCCGCCGAAGGTTTTACTCGAGCCGGTGGCTGTCCTGCTCTCTGGACCATTATGCCTCCTGTGGCTCATGACCCGCTGAAGGCCGACCTGGATAATGACGGTGCGCCGCCTTTCGCCCCCAGCGCCAAGCATTGGCTGGGAACGGATTCCAATGGCCGCGACGTTCTGGCCCGCTTGATTCATGGTTTTAGGATTTGTATCAGCTTTAGTCTACTGCTAACGGTTCTGGGTACGTTCCTGGGAATCGTCATTGGTGGCATTCAGGGCTATCTTGGAAAGTTCTGGGATACCGGCATGCAGCGCATTATCGAAATCTGGTCTTCGCTGCCCATGCTTTATGTGGTGATTCTTATTGGCAGTATCTATGGCCGCAGTTTCTGGCTTCTGATTTTGATTATGGCTGCTTTCAACTGGATTTCGCTCAGCTACTATATGCGTGCCGAATTCATGAAGCTGCGCGGCATGACCTATGTGCAGTCCGCCCGCGTGTTGGGACTTGGACATCGTCATATTTTCTTCAAGGAAATTTTGCCCAACGCCATGACGCCTGTGGTGACGCTGTTCCCCTTTACCTTGATTGGCGGAATCGGAAGCCTGACCTCCCTGGATTTTCTTGGCTTCGGTCTGCAGCCGCCTACACCTAGCTGGGGCGAACTGATGAGCCAGGGATTGAATAATCTTTACGCCCCCTGGATTTCTGTAAGTACGGTGGCGGCACTCTTTGTGACCTTGCTTTTGACCACTTTTGTAGGCGAAGGTGTTCGCGATGCCATGGATCCCAAGTCTGGAGACCGCTATGAGTAA